The Salinibaculum sp. SYNS191 genome has a window encoding:
- a CDS encoding LURP-one-related/scramblase family protein — translation MAATTPSIAALDLDDSEYTVEQSLIRNKYAAYDSSGDLVLRAKQKLLKMKEEFPFVDADGREVFTVKAGGIIDVAGNYVLTDAQTGEEVVVLDNDFSIFQDTWTIRDAQTEGRIAEINSRGAAITLARNFIPVVGELIPHKYEITDDTGGHVGTIDGQISMRDRYEITIDDATDVPTDAVVAAAMVIDAIQGN, via the coding sequence ATGGCAGCCACGACCCCCTCCATCGCAGCGCTCGACCTCGACGACAGCGAGTACACTGTCGAGCAATCGCTCATCCGCAACAAGTACGCCGCCTACGACAGCAGCGGCGACCTCGTCCTCCGCGCGAAACAGAAGCTGCTCAAGATGAAAGAGGAGTTCCCTTTCGTCGACGCCGACGGCCGTGAGGTGTTCACGGTCAAGGCCGGCGGCATCATCGACGTGGCCGGCAACTACGTCCTCACCGACGCCCAGACCGGCGAGGAGGTGGTGGTTCTCGACAACGACTTCTCCATCTTCCAGGACACCTGGACGATTCGCGACGCACAGACCGAGGGGCGAATCGCCGAAATCAACTCCCGCGGCGCGGCCATCACGCTGGCGCGGAACTTCATCCCCGTCGTCGGCGAACTCATCCCCCACAAGTACGAGATAACCGACGACACGGGCGGCCACGTCGGCACCATCGACGGCCAGATTTCGATGCGGGACCGCTACGAGATCACCATCGACGACGCGACCGACGTCCCCACCGACGCTGTCGTCGCCGCGGCGATGGTCATCGACGCCATCCAGGGCAACTAG
- a CDS encoding UPF0146 family protein, which produces MRTETRDALVAELASEARRAPDASETGPVPPAAFDPVVEVGVGHRTDVAAALADCGVDVTATDVRDRTVPDGVTFVRDDVTDPDRSVYADAAVVYALNFPPELHRPALAVARAVDAAFLFTTLGGDPPAVPVDRRTLPGETLFVAKPE; this is translated from the coding sequence GTGCGAACCGAGACCCGCGACGCACTCGTCGCCGAACTCGCCAGCGAGGCGCGACGCGCCCCGGATGCGAGCGAGACGGGACCCGTCCCGCCAGCAGCGTTCGACCCCGTCGTCGAGGTCGGCGTCGGCCACCGGACCGACGTCGCCGCGGCCCTCGCCGACTGCGGCGTCGACGTCACCGCGACGGACGTCCGCGACAGGACAGTCCCCGACGGCGTCACTTTCGTCCGCGACGACGTGACCGACCCCGACCGCTCGGTCTACGCGGACGCCGCGGTCGTCTACGCGCTGAACTTCCCGCCGGAACTCCACCGGCCCGCGCTGGCTGTGGCCCGCGCCGTCGACGCCGCGTTCCTGTTCACGACGCTGGGCGGGGACCCGCCCGCGGTGCCGGTCGACCGCCGGACGCTGCCGGGGGAGACGCTGTTCGTCGCCAAGCCGGAATAG
- a CDS encoding SDR family NAD(P)-dependent oxidoreductase — MIRPDLSDDVALVTGSAKGVGRELLLALAADGADVAVQYRTSPDAAETVAERARDHGVDATVVQADVTDPDDVEAMFDAIESELGAVSVLVNNVGAFAPRHWEDIDVETWHTVLDTNLTATYLCSRRALPAMREHSYGRIVNVGYASSEKGLVSPKNFPYFAAKAGVLMFTRMLAADTSEDGITVNAVSPYVVENSDEFPDELPRGRPASFEDMAQALRFFLDDDSDYISGQNVEVSGGWLPETV, encoded by the coding sequence ATGATTCGCCCCGACCTGTCGGACGACGTGGCGCTGGTGACCGGGAGCGCGAAGGGCGTCGGCCGGGAACTCCTGCTGGCGCTCGCCGCCGACGGCGCAGACGTCGCCGTCCAGTACCGCACGAGCCCCGACGCCGCCGAGACGGTCGCCGAGCGCGCCCGCGACCACGGCGTCGACGCGACCGTCGTCCAGGCCGACGTGACCGACCCCGACGACGTGGAGGCGATGTTCGACGCAATCGAGTCGGAGTTGGGAGCGGTCAGCGTCCTCGTCAACAACGTCGGCGCGTTCGCCCCGCGACACTGGGAGGACATCGACGTCGAGACGTGGCACACCGTGCTCGATACGAACCTGACCGCGACCTACCTCTGCTCGCGGCGGGCGCTGCCGGCGATGCGCGAGCACTCGTACGGCCGCATCGTCAACGTCGGCTACGCCTCCAGCGAGAAGGGGCTCGTCAGCCCGAAGAACTTCCCCTACTTCGCCGCGAAGGCCGGCGTCCTGATGTTCACGCGGATGCTCGCCGCCGACACCAGCGAGGATGGCATCACGGTCAACGCCGTCTCGCCGTACGTCGTCGAGAACTCCGACGAGTTCCCCGACGAACTCCCGCGGGGCCGGCCCGCCTCCTTCGAGGACATGGCACAGGCGCTGCGGTTCTTCCTCGACGACGACAGCGACTACATCAGCGGTCAGAACGTCGAAGTCAGCGGCGGCTGGCTCCCCGAGACAGTCTGA
- the trxA gene encoding thioredoxin, translating to MTVTLKDFYADWCGPCKTQDPILDELAEEYENVNFEKINVDEEQDVANEYQVRSLPTLIIENDDGIVERFVGVTQAEDIEAAFDQAGA from the coding sequence ATGACCGTGACGCTCAAGGACTTCTACGCGGACTGGTGTGGCCCCTGCAAGACACAGGACCCGATACTGGACGAGCTGGCCGAGGAATACGAGAACGTGAACTTCGAGAAAATAAACGTCGACGAGGAGCAGGACGTGGCCAACGAGTACCAGGTCCGCTCGCTGCCGACGCTCATCATCGAGAACGACGACGGCATCGTCGAGCGCTTCGTCGGTGTCACGCAGGCCGAGGACATCGAGGCGGCGTTCGACCAGGCCGGAGCCTGA
- a CDS encoding MFS transporter, with product MTRFSSISLLRDREFAALAGTAFARSQAYSTILIALALYADVFQTSGFVEGLFGTGFALVQLLIVLPLGRKVDTGNAKRYLLAGFLVNVVVFVAFLFVSSPVHVVLVRMVQGLGASLLWITGSTIVGEISPDDEQGLWLGSYNQFASFSSLFGDLVGGYLLFAYGFTVPYLVLTAITLAAFVLVYAFLRDNPGGQKDPEEAGGVETFRSLLALPMLRSLVGFRFAFSVGKMAVIIFLPIYARTHFGISAFAIGWIMAGGKLTKTLMQGVVGSLTDRYGREHYFVAVGALLYGVGTAAIPLASYFDGRISPVAVTFLGDTQLLGGAFFALFGAYSLLGVADSIRLPASMSLFVDEGTRYDSVASAMSLRSISWKVGQVAGPVLVGTTMDFLWPEAGFVLAAAFIAVATVGFVLSTRRADVTRRPGTDPSAGD from the coding sequence GTGACACGTTTCAGTTCCATCTCCCTCCTGCGCGACCGGGAGTTCGCCGCCCTGGCCGGCACCGCCTTCGCCCGGAGCCAGGCGTACTCGACCATCCTCATCGCGCTGGCGCTGTACGCCGACGTCTTCCAGACCTCCGGGTTCGTCGAGGGGCTGTTCGGCACCGGCTTCGCGCTGGTCCAGTTGCTCATCGTCCTCCCGCTGGGCCGGAAGGTCGACACCGGCAACGCCAAGCGGTACCTGCTCGCGGGCTTTCTGGTCAACGTCGTCGTCTTCGTCGCCTTCCTGTTCGTCTCCAGCCCGGTCCACGTCGTCCTGGTCCGGATGGTCCAGGGCCTCGGCGCGAGTCTGCTGTGGATTACCGGGTCGACCATCGTCGGCGAAATCAGCCCCGACGACGAGCAGGGCCTCTGGCTCGGGTCGTACAACCAGTTCGCCTCCTTCTCCTCCCTGTTCGGCGACCTGGTCGGCGGCTACCTCCTCTTCGCCTACGGCTTCACCGTCCCCTACCTCGTCCTGACGGCCATCACGCTCGCCGCGTTCGTGCTCGTCTACGCTTTCCTCCGGGACAATCCCGGCGGGCAGAAAGACCCCGAGGAAGCGGGCGGCGTCGAGACGTTCCGGTCGCTGCTGGCGCTGCCGATGCTGCGCTCGCTGGTCGGCTTCCGCTTCGCCTTCAGCGTCGGCAAGATGGCGGTCATCATCTTCCTCCCCATCTACGCCCGCACGCACTTCGGCATCTCCGCCTTCGCCATCGGCTGGATCATGGCCGGCGGCAAACTCACGAAGACGCTCATGCAGGGGGTCGTCGGCTCGCTCACCGACCGCTACGGCCGCGAGCACTACTTCGTCGCCGTCGGCGCACTGCTGTACGGCGTCGGCACCGCCGCGATTCCGCTGGCGTCGTACTTCGACGGGCGCATCTCGCCCGTGGCGGTCACGTTCCTCGGCGACACCCAGCTGCTCGGCGGCGCCTTCTTCGCGCTCTTTGGTGCCTACTCGCTTCTGGGCGTGGCCGACTCCATCCGCCTGCCGGCGAGCATGTCGCTGTTCGTCGACGAGGGCACCAGGTACGACTCGGTGGCGAGCGCGATGTCGCTGCGCTCCATCTCCTGGAAGGTCGGGCAGGTGGCCGGACCGGTGCTGGTCGGGACGACAATGGACTTCCTCTGGCCGGAGGCCGGATTCGTGCTGGCCGCGGCCTTCATCGCCGTCGCCACCGTCGGGTTCGTCCTCAGCACCCGTCGCGCGGACGTCACCCGTCGGCCGGGGACCGACCCCTCGGCGGGGGACTGA
- a CDS encoding preprotein translocase subunit Sec61beta, with translation MSSNDGGGLMSSAGLVRYFDAEDNNAIRIDPKTIVAFGVLFGAMILVLNAFA, from the coding sequence ATGAGCAGTAACGACGGCGGCGGCCTGATGTCGAGTGCCGGACTCGTCCGGTACTTCGACGCCGAGGACAACAACGCCATCCGCATCGACCCCAAGACCATCGTCGCCTTCGGCGTCCTCTTCGGCGCGATGATTCTCGTCCTGAACGCGTTCGCGTAG
- a CDS encoding DUF402 domain-containing protein — translation MSVRIRGIYATALTHLLEDVVQASPPIRERFDGEFPQEPAAATVETTDDRQGVGVVGDRNAVERIVDRLRDLGTDALAWEASLPRGGVYAGEVTETLGSGAVVDVGDGEGFLPYSKSARRIEEDDRLRVQVTEASPPWTDGRPVLDTTVRVHGGLAGLVRGGSTPAGRPELADLVPTDPPEGWAVDWGRDSDDAGLDALDDALAAVTDRAATVDDAFADAPAPADAAPHRYWGGDATYWVWFGRETRFALDEHRREVVDTMAGHHRIKAADSAASAAVDFVEAVCDRSPSADGDQDFPFDVVTRQFGPREGETVTIDHGKPDGRCFTLGRGEVTACDADGSVTVQREMSPGGTYDALGTDRQAGDVAVTKFQEGRWWYPTVYRGDDGTRRGTYVNVCTPVEVFPDSVRYVDLHVDVVKHADGTVERVDDDELDEAVEAGEIPDPLAEKARSVASAVENAL, via the coding sequence ATGAGCGTCCGCATCCGGGGTATCTACGCGACGGCGCTGACCCACCTGCTGGAGGACGTGGTGCAGGCGTCGCCGCCCATCCGCGAACGTTTCGACGGGGAGTTTCCACAGGAACCGGCCGCCGCGACAGTCGAGACGACCGACGACCGCCAGGGGGTCGGCGTCGTCGGCGACCGCAACGCCGTCGAGCGCATCGTCGACCGCCTGCGCGACCTCGGCACCGACGCGCTGGCGTGGGAGGCCTCTCTGCCACGCGGCGGGGTCTACGCCGGCGAGGTCACGGAGACGCTCGGTAGCGGTGCCGTCGTCGACGTGGGCGACGGCGAGGGATTCCTGCCGTACTCGAAAAGCGCCCGCCGCATCGAGGAGGACGACCGACTGCGCGTGCAGGTGACAGAGGCGAGTCCGCCCTGGACCGACGGCCGGCCGGTGCTGGATACGACCGTCCGTGTCCACGGCGGCCTCGCCGGCCTCGTCCGCGGCGGGTCGACCCCCGCCGGCCGCCCCGAACTCGCCGACCTCGTGCCGACGGATCCGCCGGAGGGCTGGGCCGTCGACTGGGGCCGCGACAGCGACGACGCGGGACTGGACGCGCTCGACGACGCACTCGCCGCGGTGACCGACCGGGCAGCGACAGTTGACGACGCTTTCGCCGACGCGCCGGCCCCGGCCGACGCCGCGCCGCATCGCTACTGGGGCGGCGACGCGACGTACTGGGTCTGGTTCGGCCGGGAGACTCGCTTCGCGCTCGACGAGCACCGCCGCGAGGTCGTGGACACGATGGCCGGTCACCACCGCATCAAGGCCGCCGATTCGGCAGCCAGCGCCGCGGTCGACTTCGTGGAGGCGGTCTGTGACAGGTCCCCGAGCGCCGACGGCGACCAGGACTTCCCCTTCGACGTGGTCACCCGCCAGTTCGGCCCGCGCGAGGGGGAGACGGTGACGATCGACCACGGCAAGCCCGACGGCCGGTGTTTCACGCTGGGTCGGGGCGAAGTGACCGCCTGCGACGCCGACGGGTCGGTGACGGTCCAGCGGGAGATGTCACCCGGCGGCACCTACGACGCGCTGGGGACCGACCGCCAGGCTGGCGACGTGGCCGTCACGAAGTTCCAGGAGGGGCGGTGGTGGTACCCGACGGTCTACCGCGGCGACGACGGCACCCGGCGGGGCACCTACGTCAACGTCTGCACGCCGGTCGAGGTGTTCCCCGACAGCGTCCGCTACGTCGACCTGCACGTCGACGTGGTGAAACACGCCGACGGGACGGTCGAGCGCGTCGACGATGACGAACTCGACGAAGCGGTCGAGGCGGGCGAGATTCCCGACCCGCTCGCGGAGAAGGCCCGCAGCGTCGCCAGCGCAGTCGAGAACGCGCTGTAG
- a CDS encoding TIGR01548 family HAD-type hydrolase, producing MNVDAVVLDVDGVLVDVADSYRRAIVESVERVHGDTIDRADVQQFKDAGGFNNDWELTYAAALFVLARRAGMGLSLSQFTDAIRGMGGGLESARTVVGEELALADRERILAQWDRERLRDVFQQLYLGSDLYRDIEGGDPDLDTPGFIHDEPVIVTPETIAALTDRFPVGVLTGRPAAEADIALERAGLSVPDEHRFTMDDWDEGKPDPTALVTLAERFGADSEEQRSSGRRTQSVDSVAFVGDTLDDVRTAVNAGAVDDRTYYGIGVLTGGLTGDHGRKRYEQAGAAATLDSVNDLPDFLD from the coding sequence ATGAACGTCGATGCGGTCGTGCTCGACGTCGACGGCGTCCTGGTCGACGTCGCCGATTCGTACCGTCGAGCCATCGTCGAGTCGGTCGAGCGGGTCCACGGCGACACCATCGACCGCGCGGACGTCCAGCAGTTCAAGGACGCCGGCGGCTTCAACAACGACTGGGAACTGACCTACGCCGCGGCGCTTTTCGTCCTCGCCCGCCGCGCCGGGATGGGACTGTCGCTCTCGCAGTTCACCGACGCCATCCGCGGGATGGGCGGCGGCCTGGAGTCCGCCCGGACCGTCGTCGGCGAGGAACTGGCCCTCGCCGACCGCGAGCGCATCCTCGCGCAGTGGGACCGCGAACGCCTGCGCGACGTGTTCCAGCAACTGTACCTCGGCAGCGACCTCTATCGCGACATCGAGGGCGGCGACCCCGACCTCGACACGCCGGGGTTCATCCACGACGAACCGGTCATCGTCACGCCCGAGACCATCGCGGCGCTGACCGACCGCTTCCCGGTGGGCGTCCTCACCGGCCGCCCCGCCGCCGAGGCCGACATCGCCCTGGAGCGGGCGGGGCTGTCCGTCCCCGACGAACACCGCTTCACGATGGACGACTGGGACGAGGGCAAGCCCGACCCGACGGCGCTGGTGACGCTGGCCGAGCGGTTTGGTGCTGACAGCGAGGAGCAACGCTCCTCGGGAAGACGGACGCAGTCCGTCGACAGCGTCGCCTTCGTCGGCGACACGCTCGACGACGTGCGGACCGCCGTCAACGCCGGCGCGGTCGACGACCGGACCTACTACGGTATCGGCGTCCTCACTGGCGGCCTCACCGGCGACCACGGCCGCAAGCGCTACGAACAGGCCGGCGCGGCGGCGACGCTGGACTCGGTCAACGACCTGCCCGACTTTCTCGACTGA
- the npdG gene encoding NADPH-dependent F420 reductase, with translation MQIALLGGTGDIGQGLALRWVRDTTHDVIVGSRKAEKARTMADEYETELASRDYDVAIAGLENRDAAAAADVVVCSVPAYYLSDTITSVADALEDAVLVSPAVGMQRDESGVHYNPPGAGSVTALAAKAAPDDVPVVGGFHNLAAGKLANLDADLDWDVPFVGDDADAKATVTALADGIEGIRPLDAGDLANAAEVESLTPLLINLAANNERMHDLGVKFH, from the coding sequence ATGCAGATTGCACTCCTCGGCGGCACCGGCGACATCGGCCAGGGGCTGGCTCTCCGCTGGGTGCGGGACACCACCCACGACGTCATCGTCGGCTCCCGGAAGGCCGAGAAGGCCCGCACCATGGCCGACGAGTACGAGACGGAACTGGCCAGCCGCGACTACGACGTCGCCATCGCCGGCCTCGAAAACCGCGACGCCGCCGCCGCGGCGGACGTCGTCGTCTGCTCGGTCCCCGCCTACTACCTCTCCGATACCATCACGTCCGTCGCCGACGCGCTCGAAGATGCCGTCCTGGTCTCGCCGGCCGTCGGGATGCAGCGCGACGAGTCCGGCGTCCACTACAACCCGCCGGGGGCCGGCAGCGTGACTGCCCTCGCGGCGAAGGCGGCCCCCGACGACGTGCCGGTGGTCGGCGGCTTCCACAACCTCGCGGCGGGCAAACTCGCCAACCTCGACGCCGACCTCGACTGGGACGTCCCCTTTGTCGGCGACGACGCCGACGCCAAGGCGACCGTCACGGCGCTGGCCGACGGCATCGAGGGCATCCGGCCGCTCGACGCCGGCGACCTCGCCAACGCCGCCGAGGTCGAGTCCCTGACGCCGCTGCTCATCAACCTCGCGGCCAACAACGAGCGGATGCACGACCTGGGCGTGAAATTCCACTAG
- a CDS encoding CAP domain-containing protein, translating to MVSKNKLALLVVVGLGLATTFVFFPPGGPSDAGQPGTPTPASGVATSTPTSTAGPTPTDTSTPGPTPTVTSTPTPTATPTPTPTPTLTPTATPVQSLDETAVRRGLNRYIADFQDNNATARNESFSLDARLTRMAQNHSARMAAAGRVAHRLNGSTPAARYEAYGLRGCYVEYPDDYAFNPELTDDGVLYKREATEGVFGLAVDGRSERDLARAIGDGLVDQDHARRALTLADADRLGTGVAIANGTAYVTVAVC from the coding sequence ATGGTAAGCAAGAACAAACTCGCGCTGCTGGTCGTCGTCGGCCTCGGACTGGCCACGACGTTCGTCTTCTTCCCGCCCGGCGGGCCGTCGGACGCCGGACAACCGGGGACGCCGACGCCGGCGTCAGGAGTTGCGACCAGCACCCCCACGTCCACCGCCGGACCGACGCCAACCGACACGTCGACGCCCGGCCCGACGCCGACCGTAACGTCCACGCCGACGCCGACAGCTACGCCGACACCGACGCCGACGCCCACGCTGACGCCCACCGCGACGCCCGTGCAGTCCCTCGACGAGACGGCCGTCCGGCGGGGGCTGAACCGCTACATCGCCGACTTCCAGGACAACAACGCGACGGCCCGCAACGAGTCGTTCTCGCTGGACGCGCGGCTCACGCGGATGGCCCAGAACCACAGCGCGCGCATGGCCGCCGCGGGGCGGGTCGCCCACCGCCTGAACGGGTCCACGCCGGCCGCGCGCTACGAGGCCTACGGCCTGCGCGGGTGCTACGTGGAGTACCCGGACGACTACGCGTTCAATCCGGAACTGACCGACGACGGCGTCCTCTACAAGCGGGAGGCCACGGAGGGCGTGTTCGGTCTCGCGGTCGACGGGCGCAGCGAGCGGGACCTGGCCCGGGCCATCGGCGACGGACTCGTCGACCAGGACCACGCCCGGCGGGCGCTGACGCTGGCCGACGCGGACCGGCTGGGGACTGGCGTGGCAATCGCCAACGGGACGGCCTACGTGACCGTCGCCGTCTGCTGA
- the uvrA gene encoding excinuclease ABC subunit UvrA gives MSRDYIEVRGAEEHNLKDIDVTVPREELTVVTGLSGSGKSSLAFETIYAEGQRRYIESLSAYARNFLGQMDKPQVENVEGLSPAISIDQKNAANNPRSTVGTVTELHDYLRLLYARIGDPHCPECGREVGEQSAQQMVRRLLDVPEGTRAKICAPVVRDQKGAFEDRFDELVSEGYTRVEVDGDEFDLTVERPDLDENYDHTVDVVVDRVKIAPDARSRITDSVETALEEADGVLKVVFPDPPADLEVGGATARSTGDLAEDETDDRLVVEFSEDLACTHCGIDISEIETRSFSFNSPHGACPECEGIGSTKEVSEDLVVQDPSKPLKHVFEPWSYNRTYYSRQLDNVAEHFGVSLDTPFEDLDESVQRQFLYGTDDLVHFQWTTKNGTREKTERFEGVINNLERRHVETDSDRAREHIEEYMAVTTCPECEGTRLKSESRAVLVDGTPITEVNRMSIGDALEHFEGLEATLNERETKIAEEILKEIRARLGFMCEVGLEYLTLDREASTLSGGESQRIRLATQIGSGLVGVLYVLDEPSIGLHQRDNDRLLNTLEELRDIGNTLLVVEHDTETMRRADNIIDMGPGPGKRGGEVVVNGDFDEVLECDESVTADYLSGRKSISVPESRRDRDGEVTIVGARQHNLKDVDVDLPVGCFTAITGVSGSGKSTLMHDVLYKGLAREMNDNTSVDPGDHDAIEGLDNIETVRLIDQSPIGRTPRSNPATYTNVFDYVRELFAQTDLANQRGYEKGRFSFNVKGGRCEECGGQGTVKIEMNFLSDVYVPCEECGGDRYNDETLDVTYKGKTIADVLQMSVAEAHDFFESHSQLRRRLKLLKDVGLGYMRLGQPSTTLSGGEAQRVKLAEELGKKDSGDTLYLLDEPTTGLHPEDERKLIEVLHRLTDEGNTVVVIEHELDLVKNADHIVDLGPEGGENGGEVVAEGTPEDVARTEESHTGRYLRDLLPAVELDGPRSDRELAAEAADGEQPAGADDD, from the coding sequence ATGAGTCGCGACTACATCGAGGTACGCGGGGCCGAGGAACACAACCTCAAGGACATCGACGTGACTGTCCCCCGCGAGGAACTGACGGTCGTGACGGGGCTGTCGGGGTCGGGCAAGTCCTCGCTCGCCTTCGAGACCATCTACGCCGAGGGGCAGCGCCGCTACATCGAGTCGCTGTCGGCGTACGCCCGGAACTTCCTCGGGCAGATGGACAAACCCCAGGTCGAGAACGTGGAGGGCCTCTCGCCGGCCATCTCCATCGACCAGAAGAACGCCGCCAACAACCCCCGCTCGACCGTCGGCACGGTGACGGAACTCCACGACTACCTCCGCCTGCTCTACGCCCGCATCGGCGACCCGCACTGCCCGGAGTGTGGCCGCGAGGTCGGCGAGCAGTCCGCCCAGCAGATGGTCCGTCGCCTGCTGGACGTGCCCGAGGGCACACGCGCGAAAATCTGCGCCCCGGTCGTCCGCGACCAGAAGGGCGCCTTCGAGGACCGCTTCGACGAACTCGTCAGCGAGGGCTACACCCGCGTCGAGGTCGACGGCGACGAGTTCGACCTCACCGTCGAGCGCCCGGACCTGGACGAGAACTACGACCACACCGTCGACGTGGTGGTCGACCGGGTGAAGATAGCCCCCGACGCCCGCTCGCGCATCACCGACTCCGTCGAGACCGCCCTGGAGGAGGCCGACGGCGTCCTGAAGGTCGTCTTCCCGGACCCGCCGGCGGACCTCGAAGTGGGCGGCGCGACCGCCCGTTCGACGGGCGATTTGGCCGAGGACGAGACCGACGACCGCCTCGTCGTCGAGTTCTCCGAGGACCTCGCCTGCACGCACTGCGGCATCGACATCAGCGAAATCGAGACCCGCTCCTTTTCCTTCAACAGCCCCCACGGTGCCTGCCCGGAGTGTGAGGGCATCGGCTCCACCAAGGAGGTCAGCGAGGACCTGGTCGTCCAGGACCCGTCGAAACCGCTCAAGCACGTCTTCGAGCCCTGGAGCTACAACCGCACCTACTACTCGCGACAACTGGACAACGTCGCCGAGCACTTCGGCGTCTCGCTGGACACCCCCTTCGAGGACCTGGACGAGAGCGTCCAGCGGCAGTTCCTCTACGGCACCGACGACCTGGTCCACTTCCAGTGGACGACCAAGAACGGCACGCGCGAGAAGACCGAACGCTTCGAGGGCGTCATCAACAACCTCGAACGCCGCCACGTCGAGACCGACAGCGACCGCGCGCGCGAGCACATCGAGGAGTACATGGCCGTCACCACCTGCCCCGAGTGCGAGGGCACCCGCCTCAAGAGCGAGTCCCGCGCGGTGCTGGTCGACGGCACACCAATCACAGAGGTCAACCGGATGTCCATCGGCGACGCGCTGGAGCACTTCGAGGGACTCGAAGCGACGCTGAACGAGCGCGAGACCAAGATCGCCGAGGAGATCCTCAAGGAGATTCGCGCCCGCCTCGGGTTCATGTGCGAGGTCGGCCTGGAGTACCTGACGCTCGACCGCGAAGCGTCGACGCTCTCCGGTGGCGAGAGCCAGCGCATCCGCCTCGCCACGCAGATTGGCTCCGGCCTCGTCGGCGTCCTCTACGTGCTGGACGAACCCTCCATCGGCCTTCACCAGCGGGACAACGACCGCCTGCTGAACACGCTCGAAGAGTTGCGGGACATCGGCAACACGCTGCTGGTCGTCGAGCACGACACCGAGACGATGCGGCGGGCGGACAACATCATCGACATGGGACCCGGCCCCGGTAAGCGCGGCGGCGAGGTCGTCGTCAACGGCGACTTCGACGAGGTGCTGGAGTGCGACGAGAGCGTCACCGCGGACTACCTATCCGGCCGTAAGTCCATCTCGGTCCCGGAAAGCCGCCGGGACCGCGACGGGGAGGTCACCATCGTCGGCGCGCGCCAGCACAACCTCAAGGACGTCGACGTGGACCTGCCAGTCGGTTGTTTCACCGCCATCACCGGCGTCTCCGGGTCGGGCAAGTCGACGCTGATGCACGACGTGCTCTACAAGGGACTGGCCCGCGAGATGAACGACAACACCAGCGTCGACCCCGGCGACCACGACGCCATCGAGGGCCTGGACAACATCGAGACGGTCCGACTCATCGACCAGTCGCCCATCGGTCGGACGCCGCGGTCGAACCCCGCGACCTACACCAACGTCTTCGACTACGTCCGGGAACTGTTCGCCCAGACTGACCTCGCGAACCAGCGGGGCTACGAGAAAGGCCGGTTCTCCTTCAACGTCAAGGGCGGCCGCTGCGAGGAGTGTGGCGGCCAGGGGACCGTAAAAATCGAGATGAACTTCCTCTCGGACGTCTACGTCCCCTGCGAGGAGTGCGGCGGCGACCGCTACAACGACGAGACGCTGGACGTTACCTACAAGGGCAAGACCATCGCCGACGTCCTCCAGATGAGCGTCGCGGAGGCCCACGACTTCTTCGAGAGCCACAGCCAGCTGCGCCGCCGGCTGAAGCTCCTGAAGGACGTCGGCCTGGGCTACATGCGCCTGGGACAGCCCTCGACCACGCTGTCCGGCGGCGAGGCCCAGCGCGTGAAACTCGCGGAGGAACTGGGCAAGAAAGACAGCGGCGACACCCTGTACCTGCTGGACGAGCCGACAACCGGCCTCCACCCGGAGGACGAGCGCAAACTCATCGAGGTGCTCCACCGCCTGACCGACGAGGGCAACACCGTCGTCGTCATCGAGCACGAACTCGACCTCGTGAAGAACGCCGACCACATCGTCGACCTGGGGCCGGAGGGCGGCGAGAACGGCGGCGAGGTGGTCGCCGAGGGCACGCCCGAGGATGTCGCCCGGACCGAGGAGTCACACACCGGCCGCTACCTGCGGGACCTGTTGCCGGCCGTCGAACTCGACGGCCCGCGCTCCGACCGGGAACTGGCCGCCGAGGCCGCCGACGGCGAACAGCCGGCCGGGGCGGACGACGACTAA